A genomic region of Papaver somniferum cultivar HN1 chromosome 7, ASM357369v1, whole genome shotgun sequence contains the following coding sequences:
- the LOC113297913 gene encoding uncharacterized protein LOC113297913 isoform X1, whose amino-acid sequence MGLDRSILMDTYTGKWVYELVYQIGYLSDWMFSASFVYLSAKRGVINTAWSLYGKMLLKGTEDWNQVMHKWLKQHVDDQAQELFDENPVSVMRNLKGDVWFSICVCYTCFVFDRGKRVEGSILMDRYCIEFFHELVFNYGHHFHLLSSNTVAYELFDQVLGLWGDEFFLLQLEYELLYEISFRHLWSISVGLDLLGNEAYLQATKLSTQMIGILNSAGTYYHLLLAHVTYESLIARRKVDGDSEFYDIMAKIQLMFLYTPLMFVLVVFLRWNLFSTCLWSTKGIMVLIHLKKFACVLVNFSAPFIYLSKILEHYNCNCMYTLHCGWYSCGNQQISLYKCNSIRYFLLGYIFMC is encoded by the coding sequence ATGGGTCTTGATAGATCAATTCTAATGGATACTTATACTGGAAAATGGGTTTATGAGCTGGTTTATCAAATTGGATACCTGTCAGATTGGATGTTTAGTGCTTCATTTGTTTATCTGTCAGCTAAGAGAGGTGTTATTAATACTGCATGGAGTTTGTATGGTAAAATGCTTCTTAAGGGTACCGAGGACTGGAATCAAGTGATGCATAAATGGCTAAAACAACATGTAGATGACCAGGCACAAGAactatttgatgaaaatcctgttAGTGTTATGAGGAATTTGAAAGGAGATGTTTGGTTTTCTATTTGTGTTTGTTACACATGTTTCGTATTTGACCGCGGAAAGCGGGTTGAGGGATCAATTTTGATGGATAGATATTGTATAGAATTTTTTCATGAGCTGGTTTTTAACTATGGGCATCATTTTCATTTgttgtcttcaaatacagttgCATATGAGTTGTTTGATCAAGTGCTAGGTTTGTGGGGAGATGAATTTTTTCTTTTGCAGCTGGAGTATGAGTTGCTTTACGAGATTTCGTTTCGTCATCTTTGGTCAATTAGTGTTGGTTTGGATCTACTTGGTAACGAAGCCTATCTGCAAGCAACTAAATTGTCTACCCAAATGATTGGAATCTTGAATTCAGCTGGTACTTATTACCATTTGTTGCTTGCTCATGTGACCTACGAAAGCCTTATTGCTCGACGGAAAGTTGATGGAGATTCAGAATTCTATGACATAATGGCGAAGATTCAGTTGATGTTTCTTTACACTCCATTAATGTTTGTGCTGGTGGTTTTCTTGAGATGGAATTTGTTCTCAACATGCTTATGGAGTACTAAAGGTATTATGGTGTTAATTCACTTGAAGAAGTTTGCATGTGTGCTGGTAAATTTTTCGGCTCCCTTCATTTATCTCTCGAAAATACTTGAGCATTACAACTGCAACTGTATGTACACCTTGCATTGTGGCTGGTATTCTTGTGGCAACCAACAAATAAGTCTATACAAATGCAATTCCATTCGGTACTTTCTCCTTGGTTACATTTTTATGTGTTGA
- the LOC113297914 gene encoding aldehyde dehydrogenase family 2 member B7, mitochondrial-like isoform X2, with the protein MATRRITSLLSRSLRSSIGNNSRWERSISRFSSSAATEEPITPNVEIKHTKLLINGQFVDSASGKTFPTLDPRTGEVIANVSEASVEDLDRAVAAARKAFDEGPWPKMTAYERSKILYRFADLIEKHNDEIATLETWDNGKPFEQAAQIEVPMVARLFRYYAGWADKIHGLTVPADGAYHVQTLHEPIGVCGQIIPWNFPLLMYAWKIGPALATGNTVVMKPAELTPLSALYVSNLLHEAGLPPGVVNIISGFGATVGAGLASHMDVDKVAFTGSTATGQTILELSAKSNLKQATLELGGKSPFIVFDDADIDEAVNTAHFALFFNQGQCCCAGSRTFVHERVYDEFVEKSRELAKKRIVGDPFKQGVEQGPQIDVKQFKKILKYIKSGVEDGANLETGGERLGSKGYYIKPTVFSDVKDDMLIAKDEIFGPVQSILKFKDINEVIQRANNSRYGLAAGVFTKNIDTANTMMRALRVGSVWINCFDVFDATIPFGGYKMSGHGREKGIYSLSNYLQVKAVVTPLKNPAWL; encoded by the exons ATGGCTACTCGAAGAATCACCTCGTTACTTTCTCGCTCTTTGCGTTCATCAATAG GCAACAATTCAAGGTGGGAAAGAAGCATTTCAAGGTTTAGCAGTAGTGCTGCTACTGAAGAGCCCATCACTCCAAATGTTGAAATAAAACATACAAAGCTTTTGATCAATGGACAATTTGTCGATTCTGCATCTG GAAAAACTTTCCCAACCTTGGATCCAAGAACAGGAGAAGTTATTGCAAATGTTTCTGAAGCTTCGGTGGAGGATTTGGACCGTGCAGTTGCAGCTGCTCGTAAAGCTTTTGATGAGGGACCATGGCCAAAAATGACAGCATAT GAACGATCGAAGATACTGTACCGTTTTGCCGATTTGATCGAGAAGCATAATGATGAAATTGCAACGCTCGAGACGTGGGACAACGGAAAGCCTTTCGAACAAGCTGCACAAATCGAAGTACCAATGGTGGCACGTTTATTTCGGTACTATGCTG GTTGGGCTGATAAGATTCATGGTCTAACCGTTCCTGCCGATGGAGCATATCATGTTCAAACCCTTCACGAGCCAATAGGTGTTTGCGGGCAGATTATTCCATGGAACTTTCCCCTTCTTATGTATGCTTGGAAGATTGGACCTGCCTTAGCAACTGGAAATACTGTTGTCATGAAACCCGCAGAATTGACACCCTTATCAGCTCTCTATGTTTCAAACCTTCTCCATGAA GCTGGGCTTCCTCCTGGTGTTGTAAATATCATCTCAGGATTTGGAGCAACCGTTGGTGCAGGTCTTGCCAGTCACATGGACGTCGACAAG gttgcattcactggatcgactgccactgggcagacaatacttgaattgtcagcaaaaagcaaTCTTAAGCAAGCTACTTTGGAGCTTGGAGGGaaatctccatttattgtattcgatgatgctgatattgatgaagctgttaatactgcccactttgctctgttCTTCAACCAA GGACAATGCTGTTGTGCTGGGTCTCGTACTTTCGTTCACGAACGTGTATATGATGAGTTTGTTGAGAAATCAAGGGAACTTGCTAAAAAACGTATTGTTGGTGATCCTTTTAAGCAGGGGGTTGAACAAGGTCCACAG ATCGATGtaaaacaattcaagaagatttTAAAATACATCAAATCCGGTGTTGAGGATGGGGCTAATCTTGAAACTGGTGGAGAGAGACTTGGCAGCAAGGGCTACTACATTAAGCCTACAGTTTTCTCTGATGTTAAG GATGACATGTTGATCGCGAAGGATGAGATTTTTGGCCCTGTGCAGTCGATTTTGAAATTCAA GGACATAAATGAGGTAATACAAAGAGCCAACAATAGTCGATACGGTTTAGCTGCAGGAGTTTTCACGAAAAACATAGACACCGCAAATACGATGATGCGAGCATTGAGAGTCGGATCAGTATGGATCAATTGCTTCGACGTGTTTGATGCAACTATTCCTTTTGGTGGATACAAAATGAGTGGTCATGGCAGAGAAAAGGGTATCTACAGTCTTTCCAACTACTTACAAGTGAAAGCTGTTGTTACTCCCTTGAAGAATCCAGCTTGGCTATAA
- the LOC113297915 gene encoding probable xyloglucan endotransglucosylase/hydrolase protein 33, translating into MAAVLREKQLLFLGFFISFITAVLSARHHQQRKLYKPPTLKNLNDNFPRQTFDQAFSPYFGGSNLQVRDKGASVDISLNKYTGSGFISQNRYHYGFFSASIKFPAGDYSAGVVLAFYLSNQDVYPRSHDEIDFEFLGHAKRKPWNLQTNVYGNGSVKYHGREEKIRLWFDPTKQFHTYTIIWNSNHIVFLVDNIPIREVTYTKMISPAYPSKPMTLYSTIWDGSPWATDGGKYKVDYKLSPFVASFEKLQVEGCIWNNQTKSSLTPSPSPTMSPAQSPYPSPTPSSAPLFSCTKSGGNGKMDSVEGEDVIRLSEEQRKAMAEIRKEYLTYSYCKDKNRFPVLPPECNSQ; encoded by the exons ATGGCAGCAGTTTTGAGAGAAAAACAACTTCtgtttttagggttcttcatttctTTCATTACTGCTGTTCTATCGGCGCGCCACCACCAGCAGCGTAAACTCTATAAACCTCCAACTCTCAAAAATCTAAACGATAATTTCCCTCGCCAGACCTTTGATCAAGCCTTTTCCCCTTATTTTGGAGGATCAAATCTCCAGGTTAGAGATAAGGGAGCTTCCGTTGATATCAGTCTAAATAAATACACTG GTTCTGGATTTATCTCACAAAACCGGTACCATTACGGATTCTTCAGTGCATCCATCAAGTTCCCTGCCGGGGATTACTCAGCTGGCGTTGTCCTTGCTTTCTAC TTGTCCAATCAAGATGTATATCCTAGAAGCCACGACGAGATAGACTTCGAATTTCTTGGACATGCAAAGAGGAAACCATGGAATTTGCAAACTAACGTCTACGGCAACGGGAGCGTGAAATATCACGGCCGAGAAGAGAAAATTCGTCTTTGGTTCGACCCTACAAAACAATTTCATACTTACACGATCATTTGGAACTCTAACCACATTGT GTTTCTTGTTGACAATATACCAATAAGAGAGGTAACCTATACTAAAATGATATCTCCAGCGTACCCTTCGAAACCCATGACTCTATACTCCACAATATGGGATGGATCACCTTGGGCTACTGATGGTGGAAAATATAAAGTCGATTACAAGCTATCGCCTTTTGTAGCTTCATTTGAGAAATTGCAAGTGGAAGGTTGTATTTGGAATAATCAAACAAAGTCATCCCTAACACCATCCCCTTCACCAACAATGTCACCGGCGCAATCTCCTTACCCATCTCCGACTCCTTCATCAGCACCGCTCTTTTCGTGTACTAAGAGCGGCGGTAACGGGAAAATGGATTCAGTAGAAGGAGAAGATGTTATAAGGTTATCGGAAGAACAGAGAAAAGCAATGGCGGAAATAAGGAAGGAGTACCTGACTTACTCTTACTGTAAAGACAAAAATAGATTTCCTGTTTTACCACCCGAATGCAATTCACAGTAA
- the LOC113294957 gene encoding protein FAR-RED IMPAIRED RESPONSE 1-like, protein MFVGVNHHKQSIIFGAALLYDETIPTFRWLFDTFVKAMSGKKPKSIFTDQDAAMASALASQWPETCHRLCIWHIYQNAATHLSHVFEKFENFAKEFSNCVYDHEEEAEFIDAWNKMLAKYNLQENDWLKRLFELKEKWALVYGRHTFSAEITTTQRSESLNSVIKRHVSYKYDLLRFFRRFEKLVEDRRYEELKSDFQASQSFPAMSFPVEILKHTAKVYTPQIFKLFQIQLCRAHDCAVMDFGTTGIVKKYGVIPNGKKYHRTIIFDSLSNNLSCSCRRFEFAGFLCSHALKVLFIHNIKSIPTQYILKRWTKDVKSGCTNIHSQSTSADDPKVAIARRYRELRRLRIQLATRASTTDKAYEIAIAGLNKTLAEVDASLRGLIPFRKLHKLNPLLIVYLNNMLFFLLMMIISR, encoded by the coding sequence ATGTTTGTCGGAGTAAATCATCACAAGCAGTCGATAATATTTGGTGCAGCACTATTATATGATGAAACTATACCAACATTTAGGTGGTTGTTTGACACTTTTGTCAAAGCTATGTCCGGGAAGAAACCAAAAAGCATTTTCACTGATCAAGATGCAGCAATGGCTAGTGCATTAGCGTCACAATGGCCAGAAACATGTCATCGGTTATGTATTTGGCATATATATCAAAATGCGGCTACGCATTTAAGCCATGTTTTTGAGAAGTTTGAAAACTTTGCCAAAGAATTTAGCAACTGTGTATATGATCACGAAGAGGAAGCAGAATTTATAGATGCTTGGAATAAGATGCTTGCGAAATATAATCTCCAAGAAAATGATTGGCTGAAACGACTATTTGAGCTAAAAGAAAAATGGGCGCTAGTGTATGGGAGACATACCTTCAGTGCAGAGATTACCACCACCCAACGCAGTGAAAGCTTGAACAGTGTTATAAAGAGGCATGTTAGCTACAAATATGATTTATTGCGTTTTTTTCGGCGTTTTGAAAAACTGGTTGAAGATCGACGTTATGAAGAGTTGAAATCAGACTTTCAAGCAAGTCAAAGCTTCCCTGCAATGTCATTCCCAGTAGAGATCCTCAAACATACAGCAAAAGTTTATACTCCACAAATATTTAAATTGTTTCAAATACAGTTGTGCAGGGCTCATGATTGTGCAGTCATGGATTTTGGAACTACTGGGATTGTAAAAAAATATGGGGTTATACCAAATGGGAAAAAATATCATCGCACAATCATTTTTGATTCATTAAGTAACAATCTTTCATGTAGTTGTAGAAGGTTTGAGTTTGCAGGTTTCTTGTGTTCACATGCTCTAAAAGTTCTCTTTATTCATAATATAAAGAGTATTCCTACTCAATACATCTTAAAGAGGTGGACCAAAGATGTAAAGTCTGGGTGTACCAATATTCACTCGCAATCTACAAGTGCAGATGATCCCAAAGTCGCGATAGCTAGACGTTATAGAGAGTTACGTCGACTACGTATTCAACTAGCGACAAGGGCATCGACTACTGATAAAGCATATGAAATAGCTATAGCAGGACTAAACAAAACACTAGCCGAGGTTGATGCAAGTTTGAGAGGTCTTATACCCTTCAGGAAGCTTCACAAACTGAATCCGTTGTTGATTGTGTATCTCAACAACATGTTGTTTTTCCTGCTAATGATGATAATCTCAAGGTGA
- the LOC113297913 gene encoding uncharacterized protein LOC113297913 isoform X2 produces the protein MTTGIRFVRSMEVFTETHQHQQISKIQSLQKWVQMNGKLVPILKLERLASDEFDTCVSWYLFYLMDKICVNREDGLPRWGKLLNRAEKKLDQILFLKDTAFSHLPPRRVKVAPVVSDEFSESELIPSYFFEEVSTMDNSTPSVVDEEDDSLNLGFITSIFINAKKDLSVDQSLPYEKVAKTDVIEFNRSGEFQIGKVQQFPNKAVNEFNRKNQIGLGKRSTIILTSSRSIFDPGKDFKLIRRFYYSAGVYKFGFESFDTITSYSLTLYACSILMDECDGNSVYKLLPKNGYWSDSWSSALFGCISAGGYMIVAKC, from the exons atgacaactggtatcagattCGTTCGATCCATGGAGGTATTCACTGAAACTCATCAACATCAACAGATCTCTAAAATTCAGAGTTTACAAAAATGGGTACAAATGAATGGAAAATTGGTACCAATATTGAAATTAGAAAGGTTAGCAAGTGATGAATTCGACACTTGCGTTTCGTGGTATCTGTTTTATTTGATGGATAAAATCTGTGTAAATCGAGAAGACGGCCTTCCAAGGTGGGGCAAACTTTTAAACAGAGCGGAGAAGAAATTGGATCAGATCCTGTTTCTTAAGGATACTGCTTTTTCTCATCTACCTCCTCGCAGAGTTAAAGTTGCTCCTGTAGTTAGTGATGAATTTTCAGAATCAGAGTTGATTCCTTCTTATTTCTTCGAAGAAGTTTCCACTATGGATAACTCAACTCCTTCCGTtgtcgatgaagaagatgattctctcaatttagggtttatcacttCAATTTTCATTAATGCAAAGAAGGATTTGTCTGTTGATCAGAGTCTTCCGTATGAGAAAGTGGCCAAAACTGATGTTATTGAATTCAATAGGTCAGGTGAATTCCAAATCGGGAAAGTGCAGCAGTTCCCAAACAAGGCCGTGAATGAGTTCAACAGGAAGAACCAGATCGGATTAGGTAAGCGCTCTACCATTATTCTCACCTCTTCCCGTAGCATATTTGATCCAGGAAAAGATTTCAAACTCATTAGGAGGTTTTATTATTCGGCTGGTGTTtataaatttggttttgaatcttttgataCAATTACTTCATATTCTCTTACATTATATGCTTGTTCAATTTTAATGGATGAATGCGATGGGAATTCTGTGTATAAGCTGCTCCCTAAGAATGGGTACTGGTCAGATTCATGGTCTAGTGCTTTATTTGGTTGTATATCAGCTGGAG GCTATATGATCGTGGCAAAGTGTTAG
- the LOC113297914 gene encoding aldehyde dehydrogenase family 2 member B7, mitochondrial-like isoform X1, with translation MATRRITSLLSRSFLANSSIRSSAGNNSRWERSISRFSSSAATEEPITPNVEIKHTKLLINGQFVDSASGKTFPTLDPRTGEVIANVSEASVEDLDRAVAAARKAFDEGPWPKMTAYERSKILYRFADLIEKHNDEIATLETWDNGKPFEQAAQIEVPMVARLFRYYAGWADKIHGLTVPADGAYHVQTLHEPIGVCGQIIPWNFPLLMYAWKIGPALATGNTVVMKPAELTPLSALYVSNLLHEAGLPPGVVNIISGFGATVGAGLASHMDVDKVAFTGSTATGQTILELSAKSNLKQATLELGGKSPFIVFDDADIDEAVNTAHFALFFNQGQCCCAGSRTFVHERVYDEFVEKSRELAKKRIVGDPFKQGVEQGPQIDVKQFKKILKYIKSGVEDGANLETGGERLGSKGYYIKPTVFSDVKDDMLIAKDEIFGPVQSILKFKDINEVIQRANNSRYGLAAGVFTKNIDTANTMMRALRVGSVWINCFDVFDATIPFGGYKMSGHGREKGIYSLSNYLQVKAVVTPLKNPAWL, from the exons ATGGCTACTCGAAGGATCACATCGCTATTGTCTCGCTCATTTTTGGCTAATTCTTCAATACGTTCATCAGCAG GCAACAATTCAAGGTGGGAAAGAAGCATTTCAAGGTTTAGCAGTAGTGCTGCTACTGAAGAGCCCATCACTCCAAATGTTGAAATAAAACATACAAAGCTTTTGATCAATGGACAATTTGTCGATTCTGCATCTG GAAAAACTTTCCCAACCTTGGATCCAAGAACAGGAGAAGTTATTGCAAATGTTTCTGAAGCTTCGGTGGAGGATTTGGACCGTGCAGTTGCAGCTGCTCGTAAAGCTTTTGATGAGGGACCATGGCCAAAAATGACAGCATAT GAACGATCGAAGATACTGTACCGTTTTGCCGATTTGATCGAGAAGCATAATGATGAAATTGCAACGCTCGAGACGTGGGACAACGGAAAGCCTTTCGAACAAGCTGCACAAATCGAAGTACCAATGGTGGCACGTTTATTTCGGTACTATGCTG GTTGGGCTGATAAGATTCATGGTCTAACCGTTCCTGCCGATGGAGCATATCATGTTCAAACCCTTCACGAGCCAATAGGTGTTTGCGGGCAGATTATTCCATGGAACTTTCCCCTTCTTATGTATGCTTGGAAGATTGGACCTGCCTTAGCAACTGGAAATACTGTTGTCATGAAACCCGCAGAATTGACACCCTTATCAGCTCTCTATGTTTCAAACCTTCTCCATGAA GCTGGGCTTCCTCCTGGTGTTGTAAATATCATCTCAGGATTTGGAGCAACCGTTGGTGCAGGTCTTGCCAGTCACATGGACGTCGACAAG gttgcattcactggatcgactgccactgggcagacaatacttgaattgtcagcaaaaagcaaTCTTAAGCAAGCTACTTTGGAGCTTGGAGGGaaatctccatttattgtattcgatgatgctgatattgatgaagctgttaatactgcccactttgctctgttCTTCAACCAA GGACAATGCTGTTGTGCTGGGTCTCGTACTTTCGTTCACGAACGTGTATATGATGAGTTTGTTGAGAAATCAAGGGAACTTGCTAAAAAACGTATTGTTGGTGATCCTTTTAAGCAGGGGGTTGAACAAGGTCCACAG ATCGATGtaaaacaattcaagaagatttTAAAATACATCAAATCCGGTGTTGAGGATGGGGCTAATCTTGAAACTGGTGGAGAGAGACTTGGCAGCAAGGGCTACTACATTAAGCCTACAGTTTTCTCTGATGTTAAG GATGACATGTTGATCGCGAAGGATGAGATTTTTGGCCCTGTGCAGTCGATTTTGAAATTCAA GGACATAAATGAGGTAATACAAAGAGCCAACAATAGTCGATACGGTTTAGCTGCAGGAGTTTTCACGAAAAACATAGACACCGCAAATACGATGATGCGAGCATTGAGAGTCGGATCAGTATGGATCAATTGCTTCGACGTGTTTGATGCAACTATTCCTTTTGGTGGATACAAAATGAGTGGTCATGGCAGAGAAAAGGGTATCTACAGTCTTTCCAACTACTTACAAGTGAAAGCTGTTGTTACTCCCTTGAAGAATCCAGCTTGGCTATAA
- the LOC113294956 gene encoding protein FAR1-RELATED SEQUENCE 5-like, with amino-acid sequence MQLQDTNEKSNSTQDGLGKHGRPDFGKGIDLNISLNVDCNDNVQLIHSRMPEDIIPLLGMEFETEEEAYNFYNNYAFNYGFSVRKSKAHLYSDGKVRDRILVCSVEGKRGTDRRDACIKTHRAETRFGCLAKMKISNYSNGGKYRVIEFVPGHTHVTSGPSMTHLFRSHRKITTASIAQAEMADMSGINPKETLEFLSRQAGGHQNLGFTHVDYKNYLRSKRTREMQSGDTGGVLEYLQKMQLNDPNFYHAIQVDIDDLIINIFWADAKMMVDYDYFGDVMCFDTTYRKNKEG; translated from the exons ATGCAGCTGCAG GATACAAATGAAAAATCAAATAGTACACAAGATGGACTTGGAAAACATGGTCGGCCTGATTTTGGTAAGGGCATCGACTTAAACATTTCTTTAAACGTTGATTGTAATGACAATGTTCAATTAATTCATTCTAGAATGCCTGAAGACATTATTCCACTGCTTGGAATGGAGTTTGAAACAGAAGAAGAGGCTTACAATTTCTATAACAACTATGCATTCAATTATGGTTTTAGTGTGAGAAAAAGCAAGGCACATCTTTATAGTGATGGCAAAGTGAGAGATAGAATTTTGGTTTGTTCTGTTGAAGGTAAACGGGGAACAGATAGACGTGATGCTTGTATAAAAACCCATCGTGCTGAGACAAGATTTGGGTGTCTAGCCAAGATGAAAATTAGTAATTATTCTAATGGTGGTAAGTATCGTGTCATCGAATTTGTTCCAGGTCATACACATGTAACATCAGGTCCTTCTATGACCCATTTGTTTAGATCTCACAGAAAAATTACTACTGCAAGCATAGCCCAAGCAGAAATGGCTGATATGTCAGGCATCAATCCTAAAGAAACTTTAGAATTTTTGAGCAGACAAGCTGGTGGCCACCAAAATCTTGGTTTTACTCATGTTGATTATAAAAACTATCTGCGATCAAAGAGAACAAGGGAAATGCAGTCAGGGGATACCGGTGGTGTTCTTGAGTATCTACAAAAGATGCAGTTGAACGATCCAAACTTTTACCATGCAATTCAGGTAGATATAGATGATTTAATAATAAACATATTCTGGGCCGATGCAAAAATGATGGTGGACTATGATTATTTCGGTGATGTGATGTGTTTCGATACTACATATAGAAAAAACAAAGAAGGGTGA